A single window of Archangium gephyra DNA harbors:
- a CDS encoding serine/threonine-protein kinase, translating to MTERVLKCPQCNAPIAPARLARSAVCSFCGATVQVDPTAVSAARFREAFQAWNQPSHHGYTAWWTLGDSHWAPGQLLARGELSTVYVAQRARWPTERVLLKVLRDPDDAPLFDHEWDLLEELQRSTSAGAATFTTRLPQPVARGVLRDGPHAGSRAMALRWHAGFVHTFEAVRNVYPGGVDPRVSVWMWRRILETLSFLHSSGVVHGAVLPQHLLVEHGEHGVRLVGFSCAGRAGGHLRGVCTRFKDFYPANFLRSETLTPAADLKMSARCIAAVLGGDPSRGSVPGSVPGPLAALIRRVAAGDGVEETGEDAWTLRERVGEVGHAAFGRPSFNPLVMP from the coding sequence ATGACCGAGCGAGTCCTCAAGTGCCCTCAGTGCAATGCACCGATCGCGCCTGCCCGCCTGGCTCGCTCGGCCGTCTGCTCCTTCTGCGGCGCCACGGTGCAGGTGGACCCCACTGCCGTCTCCGCCGCCCGCTTCCGGGAGGCCTTCCAGGCGTGGAACCAACCGTCCCACCACGGCTACACGGCCTGGTGGACGCTCGGCGACAGCCACTGGGCGCCGGGACAGCTCCTCGCACGCGGTGAGCTCTCCACGGTCTACGTGGCGCAGAGGGCTCGCTGGCCCACCGAGCGAGTGCTCCTGAAGGTGCTGCGAGACCCGGACGACGCGCCGCTCTTCGACCACGAGTGGGACCTCCTCGAGGAGCTCCAGCGGAGCACCTCGGCCGGAGCCGCGACCTTCACCACCCGGCTCCCCCAGCCCGTGGCCCGCGGAGTGCTGCGCGATGGGCCGCACGCCGGCTCGCGCGCCATGGCCCTGCGGTGGCATGCGGGCTTCGTCCACACCTTCGAGGCCGTGCGGAACGTGTACCCGGGAGGTGTCGACCCGCGCGTGTCCGTCTGGATGTGGCGCCGGATTCTCGAGACGCTCTCATTCCTGCACAGCTCGGGAGTCGTGCACGGCGCGGTGCTCCCTCAGCACCTGCTGGTCGAGCACGGAGAGCATGGGGTGCGGCTCGTGGGGTTCAGCTGCGCGGGCCGCGCCGGGGGGCACCTGCGCGGGGTATGCACCCGCTTCAAGGACTTCTATCCCGCGAACTTCCTCCGCTCGGAGACGCTCACGCCCGCGGCCGATCTGAAGATGAGTGCGCGCTGCATCGCCGCGGTGCTCGGAGGTGACCCTTCACGGGGCTCGGTGCCGGGCTCGGTGCCGGGTCCGCTGGCGGCGCTCATCCGGCGTGTGGCCGCGGGGGACGGGGTCGAGGAAACAGGGGAGGATGCCTGGACACTTCGCGAGCGCGTTGGTGAAGTGGGACACGCGGCCTTTGGCCGCCCGAGCTTCAATCCGCTCGTGATGCCGTGA
- a CDS encoding adenylosuccinate synthetase, producing MKAAGGRRASIVIDLGFGDCGKGLLTDFLVRRTGASVVVRYNGGAQAGHNVVTPEGRHHTFAQFGAGTFVPGVRTFLSRHVVIHPTALLVEGEALRAKGVGEVFSRIRISERARVITPFHQSANRLRELARGESRHGSCGVGVGETVQDALEHPEETLLAGDLRDAALSRRKLQRIRERKYAELRALWSALPAGGPAGRERTLFEHEGVIDAWLEQATHLVKLGLVVPDTTLSAWMTESPATVFEGAQGVLLDEWHGFHPFTTWSDCTATNALTLIAESGLDVEVERIGVMRSHMARHGAGPLPTETELLRPVLSEHNTHNAWQGNVRYGWFDAVLARYALDVVGGVDALAITHLDLLKQLRTWKACAGYQREPMAGDSELIAHRSEAGLVTRLGVASAPSLDRQERLAGWLGHVTPSHEECAANDDAVLEHLERLLGRSVDLVSHGPRASDVTLRNQNTPGTTAPSPLGRGSG from the coding sequence ATGAAGGCGGCGGGCGGGCGGCGAGCCTCCATCGTCATCGACCTGGGTTTCGGTGACTGCGGGAAGGGGCTGCTGACCGACTTCCTGGTGCGGCGGACGGGAGCGTCCGTCGTGGTGCGGTACAACGGCGGCGCTCAGGCGGGACACAACGTCGTCACGCCCGAGGGCCGGCACCACACCTTCGCGCAGTTCGGTGCGGGGACGTTCGTTCCGGGTGTCCGGACGTTCCTGTCCCGGCATGTCGTCATCCACCCCACGGCCCTGCTCGTGGAAGGCGAGGCGCTGCGCGCCAAGGGCGTGGGAGAGGTGTTCTCGCGCATCCGCATCAGCGAGCGCGCACGCGTCATCACGCCCTTCCATCAGTCCGCGAATCGACTGCGCGAGCTCGCCCGCGGTGAGTCGAGGCACGGCAGTTGCGGTGTCGGCGTCGGAGAGACCGTCCAGGATGCGCTGGAGCATCCGGAGGAGACGCTGCTCGCCGGGGACCTGCGCGATGCGGCGCTGTCACGGAGGAAGCTCCAGCGCATCCGCGAGCGCAAGTACGCGGAGCTGCGCGCGCTGTGGAGCGCCCTTCCCGCTGGAGGCCCCGCCGGACGCGAGCGCACCCTCTTCGAGCACGAGGGCGTCATCGACGCGTGGCTCGAACAGGCGACGCACCTGGTGAAGCTCGGCCTGGTGGTGCCCGACACGACGCTGAGCGCATGGATGACGGAGTCCCCGGCCACGGTGTTCGAGGGGGCGCAGGGTGTGCTGCTCGACGAGTGGCATGGCTTCCATCCGTTCACGACGTGGTCGGACTGCACCGCCACGAATGCGCTGACTTTGATTGCCGAGAGTGGGCTGGACGTAGAGGTGGAACGGATCGGCGTCATGCGCAGCCACATGGCCCGGCATGGCGCGGGGCCGCTGCCCACGGAGACGGAGCTCCTGCGGCCCGTGCTGTCCGAGCACAACACCCACAATGCGTGGCAGGGGAACGTCCGCTACGGCTGGTTCGACGCGGTGCTCGCCCGGTACGCGCTCGATGTGGTGGGCGGAGTGGATGCGCTGGCCATCACGCACCTGGACCTGCTGAAGCAGCTGCGCACCTGGAAGGCCTGTGCCGGCTACCAGCGGGAGCCGATGGCCGGAGACTCCGAGCTCATCGCGCACCGGAGCGAGGCCGGGCTCGTCACGCGGCTGGGCGTTGCCTCGGCGCCATCACTCGACAGACAGGAGCGGTTGGCCGGGTGGCTCGGGCACGTGACGCCGTCGCACGAGGAGTGTGCCGCGAACGATGACGCCGTCCTGGAACACCTCGAGCGGCTTCTGGGCAGGAGCGTGGACCTTGTGTCACACGGACCCCGGGCCAGCGACGTCACCCTCCGGAACCAGAACACCCCAGGGACGACTGCCCCCTCTCCCCTCGGGAGAGGGTCGGGGTGA